In Tessaracoccus sp. MC1865, the DNA window TGGTGTGGCAGGTCGATTCCCTCGACGACTACCGCCGCGTCGTGGAGCCCTTCGTGCGGCAGGCCCTCGCCGACGGACGCCGCATCACTTATGTGCGCTACGGCGCCCACGCGCCCGTGGTGGACGATCCCGCCGTCGAGGTGGTCGAGATCGAGCCCGGAGGCGGTTTCGAGGCGTTCGCCACGGCGGTGCACACCATGGCCGCTGAGCGGGGCAGGCTCGCGTTCTACGTCTTCGACTGCCTCACGGATCTCCTGAGCGGGTGGCACTCGGACCTGGCCGTGGCCAACTTCTTCCAGGTCACCTGCCCCTTCCTCTACGAGTTGGACACCGTGGCCTACTTTCCGCTGGTGCGCGGCGAGCACACCTACGCCACGGTCGCCGCCATCCGCTCCACCACCCAGCTGCTGCTGGATCTCTACGGCGTCGACGACGAGCTGTACGTGCACCCCCTCAAGGTCTTCGGGCGCCACTCGCCCACGATGTTCTTCCCCCACGCGCTGCAGGGCGACGAGGCGCGGCCCATCACGTCGTCGGAGGCCTCCGCCCGGCTCTTCGCCCGGATGAGCGACACCTTCGACCCACCGGACCACTGGCAGTCGCTCGTGCAGACGGGCCGCAACGCGTTGCGCTCCGGGGACGAGGGCGAGGTGGCCGGCGCGAAGAGCCTGCTGCTCCGGATGCTCGTCGGCGGCGAGGGCCGGATGGTCGAGTTGGCCGAGGACTACCTCACCCTCGACGACCTGGTGGCCACCGCCTCCCGGGAGATCGGCACCGGCGCCATCGGCGGCAAGGCGCTGGGCATGCTCGTGGCCAGGGCGATCCTGGCGCGGCAACCCCAGTTCCGGGCGAAGATGGAGGCCCACGACTCCTTCTTCCTGGGCGCGGACCTCTGGTACACCTACGTGGTCGCCAACGGGTGGTGGCGGCTGTGGATGCAGCAGAAGACCCCCGAGGGCTACTTCAGCGCCGGTGCGGAACTCCACCAGAAGCTCCCCACCGGCCGCTTCCCGCCGTCGGTGCGGGACCACTTCATGCGGATGCTGGAGTACTTCGGGCAGTCGCCGATCATCGTGCGCAGTTCCTCGCTGCTGGAGGACAACTTCGGAAACGCCTTCGCCGGCAAGTACGAGTCGGTCTTCTGCGCGGGCCAGGGCTCGCCGGAAGACCGGTACCGGCGCTTCGAGGATGCGGTGCGCGCGGTGTATGCCAGCGTCATGAGCGCCGAAGCGCTCGAGTACCGCCGCGACCGTGGCCTCTCGCACCTCGACGAGCAGATGGCCGTCCTGGTGCAGCGTGTCTCCGGAGACCACCACGGCGACCTCTTCTTCCCCCACGCCGGCGGGGTGGGCAACTCGTCGAACCTCTACGTCTGGGAACCGGGGATCGACCTCGAGGCCGGGATGTTGCGCGTCGTGTTCGGCCTGGGCACCCGGGCCGTGGACCGCACCCACGAGGACTACGCCCGGATCGTCACCCTCGACGTGCCCAGCCGCCGGCCCATCGTCGAGGAAGGGATGGAGCGACGCTATTCCCAGCGCTACGTCGACGTGGTCTCCCTGAGTGCCAACGAACTGGTGACCGAGCCACTGCTCGACATGCTCAGTGGCGCGGCCGGAGACCCCGACGGGCGGGTCGGGGCCGACTGGTCGCTGTTCCTCACCCCGGACCGGGGGGCTCTGCGGCGCCTGCAGGAACTGGGCCGCTCCGCAACGCAACCACAGATGATCTGTGACCTGCAGGGGCTCCTCACCACCACGGACTTCGGCACCTTGATGCGGGGGGTGCTCGCCTCCCTGGCAGAGGCCTACGACTACCCGGTGGACATCGAGTTCACCCTCAACTTCCGCCCGGACGGCGACTACCGCTTCAACCTCGTGCAGTGCCGTCCGCTCCAGACCCGCGGCCTGGGCAAGGCGGTGCTGATGCCGGAAGTGGCCGACACCGCGGACTGCCTGTTCAGCTCGAACGGCACGTTCATGGGCGGCAACGTGCGGCTCCCGATCGGAGCCGTCGTCTACGTGCGCCCCAAGCGCTACCTCAGCCTGGGACACCAGGACCGCTACGCGGTGGCCCGGCTGGTCGGCCAGGCGACTCGGGCGCTGAAGGGGAAGGGCGTGATGGCCATCGGCCCCGGCCGGTGGGGGACCACCACGCCGTCGCTGGGGGTGCCGGTCTCGTTCTCGGAGATCGCCGCGGCAGACGCGCTCATCGAGTACACCTACCCGGACGCGGATTTCCATCCCGACCTCAGCTACGGCAGCCACTTCTTCCAGGACATCGTCGAGGGGGAGACGTTCTACGCCGCCATCTTCGACGGGCGGCCCGGCTACGTGTTCAACCACGAGAAGCTGACGACGCAACCCAACGAGATCCTCTCTATCGTGCCCAACGCGGACCCGGCCATCGCCGAGGTGGTGCACGTGGTGTCCAGGGAGTCGCTCGTGCTGTACTCCGACGTCGTGAACCAGCGGGTCTTCTGCTGCTGACCCGCAGCGGCGCCGTTAAGATCGGTTACCTGGAGCCGGAGCCGTCCGACGTTGGACGCCGCGGATCCACAGGAGGAACTGATGCTTCGTTTTGAGATCCGCACCGGGCCGGAGTTCGGCGATAACCCACCCGCATATCCCGAGACCGGACACGTGCCGGACTGGTACCGCGACGCGAAGCTGGGCTTCTTCATCCACTGGGGCCTCTACTCGGTGCCCGCCTGGGCAACTGCCCACGGGCCCGGGGGAGTGCCCGTCGAGGACGCCTACACCCACCACCAGTACGCGGAGTGGTACGGCAACACGGTGCGCATCGCCGGCAGCCCCACCTGGCTCCACCACCAGGCGGTCTACGGCACTGGCACCAGCTACGAGGACCTGGCGGACCACTGGCGCGCCGACCAGTTCGACGCCGACGACTTCGTCGGCCGCCTCGTCGACGCCGGCGCCCGCTACATCATCCCCACCTCCAAGCATCACGAGGGCTTCTGCCTCTGGGGCACGGGCACGACCGGTTTCAACGCCGTGCAGCGAGGCCCCCGCCGCGACCTGATCGCCGAACTGCACGACGCCACCCGCCGCGCCGGCGCCCGATTCGGGCTCTACTACTCCGGGGCGCTGGACTGGCACGTCTCAGACTTCCCGCCCATCGAATCCGATACCGACCTGTTCCGCTTCCGCCGCCACGACGAACTGTTCTCCCGCTACGCCGCCGCCCAGCTCGACGAGCTCGTGGAGCGGTTCGCGCCGGACGTGCTCTGGAACGACATCGAATGGCCCGACGGGGGCAAGGGGCATGAGGAATACGCCGTCGCCGCGCTACTCAAGCGGTACCTGGACCAGGTGCCCGACGGCGTTGTCAACGACCGCTGGGGGGTGCCCTATCACGGCTTCATCACCCGCGAATACATGGAGATCAACCACACCGTCGAGGTCCCCTGGGAAGCCACCCGCGGCCTCGGGTTCTCGTTCGGCTACAACCAGGCCGAGGGCTCGGAGCACACGCTCAGCGGTGCTGACCTCATCAGACTGCTCGTCGACGTGGTGGCCAAGAACGGCAACCTCCTCATCAACGTCGGCCCCCGCGCGGACGGCACCATCCCTGAGCTGCAGGCGGCGTCGATGGCGGCCCTCGGCGGCTGGCTGCGGAGCTACGGCGACGCCATCTACGGCACCCGCCCCTGGGTGCGTTTCGGCGACGGGGATGTTCGCTACACGCAAAAAGCGGACACGATCTACGCGCTGCTGGACCCGTCGCCCGGCGAACTCCACATCCCCCACGAGCTCGCCGGAGCGCGACTCAGGTGGCTCGGCGCCGACGGTGAAGTCACCGTCTCAGCGGGCGACTGGGTGTCGGTTCCCCACGTGATCAGGGACGAGCCGGTGGTGGTCGCGGCCATGGAAGGCATTCCGGTGCGGGCGGGCTAGCCGTTAGGCTGACGCCCATGTTCCAAAAGGTATTGGTCGCCAACCGCGGCGAGATCGCAGTGCGCGCCTTCCGTGCAGCCTACGAACTCGGCTACCGCACCGTCGCAGTGTTCCCCTACGAGGACCGCAACGCCGATCACCGCGTGAAGGCGTCGGAGTCGTACCTCATCGGGGAGGAGGGCCACCCGGTCCGCGCCTACCTGAGCATCGACGAGATCATCCGGGCGGCCAAGGAATCCGGCTCCGACGCGATCTACCCCGGCTACGGCTTCATGTCGGAGAGCCCTGACTTCGCCAAGGCCTGCGAGGCGAACGGGATCACCTTCATCGGGCCCTCGTCCGACGTGCTCGCCATGGCCGGCAACAAGGTGCGCGCCATCGAGGCCGCCAAGAAAGCCGGCGTGCCGGTCCTCAACTCCTGCCCTCCGTCCACAGACGTCGAGGTGCTCAAGAAGGCGGCCGACGAGATCGGCTTCCCCGTGTTCGTGAAGGCCGTGGCCGGCGGCGGTGGCCGCGGTATGCGCCGCGTCGACGACCCCAGCAAGATCGCCGACGAGGTGGCCGCCGCCATGCGCGAGGCCGAGGCCGCGTTCGGTGACCCCACCGTCTACATCGAGCAGGCGGTCGCCGCCCCCCGTCACATCGAGGTGCAGATCCTCGCGGACGGCGAGGGCAACATCGTCCACCTCTTCGAGCGGGACTGCTCCATCCAGCGCCGCCACCAGAAGGTCATCGAGATGGCCCCGGCGCCGTTCATCTCTGAGGAACTGCGCCAGGCGCTGTGCCGCGACGCCGTGAAGTTCGCCGAATCCATCAACTACTTCTGCGCCGGCACCGTCGAGTTCCTCGTCGAGACCGACGGGCCCCGCGCCGGTGAGCACGTGTTCATCGAGATGAACCCGCGCATCCAGGTGGAGCACACCGTCACCGAAGAGATCACCGACGTGGACCTGGTGCAGGCGCAGATGCGCATCGCCAACGGCGAGACGCTCGAGCAGATCGGCATCCGTCAGGACGAGCTGCAGATCCGCGGCGCCGCCCTCCAGTGCCGCATCACGACGGAGGACCCGCTCAACTCCTTCCGCCCGGACACCGGCCTGATCACCGCGTACCGCTCGGCCTCCGGCGCAGGTATCCGCCTCGACGGCGGCACCACCGGCACCGGCGTCGAGATCAGCCCCCACTTCGACTCGCTGCTGGTCAAGCTGACCGCCCGCGGCCGCGACCTGAAGATGGCCATCGCCCGCGCCCAGCGCGCCCTGGCCGAGTTCCGTGTCCGCGGCGTGGCCACCAACATCCCGTTCCTGCGCGCAGTGCTGGAGGACGCCGACTTCCTGGCGGGGCCGGTCACCACCAACTTCATCGACGAGCGCCCCTACCTGCTCAACGCCCGCACCCCGGCAGACCGGGCCACCAAACTGCTGCGCCACATCGCCGAGGTCACGGTCAACAAGCCGCACGGCGACGCGCCCACCACGCTGGACCCGGGCGACAAGCTGCCGAAGGTGGACCTCAACGGGGGAGTCCCAGACGGCTCCCGTCAGCGCTTGCTGGCGCTCGGCGCCGCCGGGTTCGCCAAGGAACTGCGCGACGCGGTGCCCGTGCGGGTCACGGACACCACCTACCGCGACGCGCACCAGTCGCTGCTGGCCACCCGCGTCCGCACGCGTGACCTGCTGCGCATCGCCCCGACGCAGGCCCGCCTGCTGCCGGAGATGTTCTCCGTCGAATGCTGGGGCGGAGCCACCTACGACGTGGCGCTGCGCTTCCTGGGCGAAGACCCGTGGGAGCGGCTCGCCACGCTGCGTGAAGCAATGCCGAACCAGAACCTGCAGATGTTGCTGCGCGGCCGCAACACCGTCGGCTACACGCCGTACCCCACGGAGGTGACGCAGGCCTTCGTCGCCGAGGCAGCCGCCACCGGCATCGACATCTTCCGCATCTTCGACGCGCTCAACGACGTGGAGCAGATGCGCCCCGCGATCGAAGCGGTGCACACCACCAACTCGGTGGCCGAGGTGGCGCTGTGCTACACCTCGAACCTGCTGGACCCCAACGAGAAGATCTACACGCTCGACTACTACCTCCGCCTGGCGGAGAAGATCGTCGACGCAGGTGCGCACATCCTGGCCATCAAGGACATGGCCGGGCTGCTGCGCCCAGAGGCGGCCCGCCGCCTGGTCACCGCGCTCCGGGAACGTTTCGACCAGCCCGTGCACCTGCACACCCATGACACCACGGGCGGCCAGATGGCCACCCTCATGGCGGCCATCGACGCGGGGGTCGACGCCGTCGACGTGGCGAACTCGGCGCTCAGCTCCACCACCTCGCAGCCGCCGATGTCGGCTCTTCTGATGGCGCTGGACCAGACGGAGCGCCAGACCGAACTCGACGCGCAGGCCGTGCTGAACCTCGAGCCCTACTGGGAGGCCGTGCGCAACCTGTACAAGCCGTTCGAGTCCGGCCTTCCCGCGCCCACCGGCCGCGTCTACTCGCACGAGATCCCGGGTGGTCAACTGTCGAACCTGCGCCAGCAGGCCATCGCGCTCGGCCTCGGCGAGAAGTTCGAGCAGATCGAGAACATGTACGAGGCTGCAGACAAGATCCTCGGCCGGCCCATCAAGGTGACCCCGTCGTCGAAGGTGGTGGGCGACCTCGCGCTGCACCTCGTCGCCGTCGGTGCAGACCCGAAGGCGTTCGAAGAGGACCCGCAGAACTTCGACATCCCGGATTCCGTGATCGGCTTCCTCGGCGGCGAACTCGGCGAACCCGCCGGCGGCTGGCCTGAGCCGTTCCGCACCAAGGCGCTGGGGGGTCGCAAGGTCCCCGTCCGCGTCACCGAGGTGTCCGAGGAAGACCTGGCGCTGCTGGAGAACGAGGGGCGTGAGCGTCAGGAGACGCTCAACCGGCTGCTGTTCCCCGGCCCCACGAAGGCGTTCATCCAGGCCCGCGAAGACTTCGGCGACATCTCCGTGCTGCCCACCGTCCCATACCTCTACGGCATGGAACGCGGCAAGGAATACGCCATCACGCTGGAGAAGGGCGTCACGCTGCTGGCCGGTCTGGAGGCCATCTCCGAGCCCGACAAGCGCGGCAAGCGCACCGTCATGACGCTGCTGAACGGCCAGATCCGGCCGGTGCGGGTGCGTGACCTCTCGATCAAGTCGGAGGTCGCGGCGGCTGAGAAGGCGGACACCTCGAACAAGGGCCACGTGGCCGCACCCTTCAGCGGCGTAGTGACGCCGTCGGTGGGTGAGGGCGACGTCGTTGAGGCGGGGGCGCCGGTGGCCACGATCGAGGCGATGAAGATGGAGGCCTCCATCAACGCCCCGGTGAGCGGTACCGTCCGTCGCGTCGTGCTGCCGGGCGCCACCCAGCTCGAGGGCGGCGACCTCGTCCTGGTGATCGACGCCAGCTGACGGGCTCGGCCGTTGGGCCCTGCGGCCGGTTCCGCAGGTGATGGGAGGGGCCCTCCCGCCCATGCCGGGGTCCCGACGCGCGTGGGTTTTGTCGGCGGGGTGTTGGCGTCGGGACTCCGACAACGCCCACCTAACCCGTCGGGCCCCTCCCATCTCCTGCTGTGGGCTGGCTGTTGCCGTTGGTTGGGGGTGGCCGGCGGTGGTCACTTGCGGCCGGTTCCGCAGGTGATGGGAGGGGCCCTCCCGCCCATGCCGTAGTCCCGACGCGCGTGGGTTTTGTCGGCGGGGTGTTGGCGTCGGGACTCCGACAACGCCCACCTAACCCGTCGGGCCCCTCCCATCTCCTGCTGTGAGCTGACTGTTGCCGTTGGTGGGGGTGGCCGGCGGTGGTTGCTTGCGGCCGGTTCCGCAGGTGATGGGAGGGGCCCTCCCGCCCATGCCGGGGTCCCGACGCGCGTGGGTTTTTTCGGCGGGGTGTTGGCGTCGGGACTCCGACAACGCCCACCTAACCCGTCGGGCCCCTCCCATCTCCTGCTGTGAGCTGGCGGCTGCCGGTGGTCGTTGGGGGATCAGTGCGGGTGGGTCCGGGGCCCTTCGGGTGCGGCTACGAGTCGGTGCCCACGACGGCGACATCCAGCCGCTCGTCCGAGGCCACAGCCTCGAGCACCGCGACGACGGGCTGCAGCCAGGAGCGCGCCTCGTCGCTGAGTTCCGGGTTGGTCAGCACGCGTCGGTAGTCCTCCAGGGCCTCGACGGCGTGCACCCGCTTCGCGTAGCCCACCACCTGGCCGGGGAGCGGCCGCAGCGGCACGGCCAACTGGCGGTCCGCCAACGAACGCAGCGAGTAGTCGCTGTTCAGGCCGCCGCGGGCGAGGTCCCATTCAACCCTGTCGAAGGTCTCCGCGTCCCACGGGATGTCGCGACGGGCGGCCGACAACTCGTCGAGCCAGGCCTGGAACAGGTGCCAGCTGGGGGCCATGCGGTCCGGCGGAATGTAGGCGCCGGTGAGCAGCGCGTCGACATCCGTGCGCTGCGGCAGCGACGGGTCGACCTCGTTGGCCGGATCACGCCGCATCAGGGGCCCGAACCAGTGCCGACGCGACGGCTGGGGGGCCGCGAAACGCTCGGCGGCGACCGCGCGCAGGCGCTCGGCCAGAGGCGCCGGAGCGCGGAAGATGTCGCGCACCTCATCGATCGAGATCGCGTAGACGACGAGCCGGTGCATGCTTCCACGTTATCCCGCGCGTAGTATCAACGCAGTGAATCCGAGAAGTCGTCGCCTGATAGTCACGGGGGTCCTGGTGGCCCTCGTGTTGCTTGCTGTCGCCAGCGCCGTGTGGGGCGGCCAGCTGTGATCACCGGTGACGCCCTATGCTGGGCGGTCTGATGAACATCCTCGTCCGTAGCGCAGCAGCCTCGCTGGCCGGCGGCCTGGCGCTCGCCACGGCCGTGCTGCCGGCATCCGCAGAGGACGTCACCATCCCCGAGAACGCAGCCCCGCTGGTGGGCATGGCCTACGACCCCAGCAACGAGGAACTCTGGCTCGCCGGCGCAGACGCGGACCAGGGAACGCTGGTCGACGCCACGGGCGAGAAGGAAGTCACGTTCACCGCAGACCTCGTCTCGGTGCAGGCACTGTCCTGGTCCGGCGACAGGCTCTGGGTCGGCGACATCGGAGACCCCAGGAGCACCCGCGACACCATCGTCGTTTACCGCCTCGGCTCCACCGACGGCGGGCGCACCACGTACCACGCCTACGACTTCCAGTATGAGGACGAACCGCAGGACGCGCAGGCGATGCTGATCTCCGGCCGCGGCAACATCTACATCGTCACGGCCGGCGACGCCCCGGGCATCTACCGCGTGCGCGGCGACATCAGCCGCGAGAACATGAACACCCTCGTGCGGGTTCAGGACGCGCCTGAGGGCGTGACCGACGGCGTCTTCCTCAGCGACGGCTCCACCATGGCGCTGCGCACCACCACCGGCATCGAGTACATCGACGCCCTGCGGTGGGAACCGCTCGTCACCGACACGATCGTCGGGGCCCCGGAGGGCGAATCCATCGCGAGGGGCGCCGACGACGAACTCTTCGTCGGCGGCAACCCCGCCGTGCGCGTCAGCGAGGTGCCCGGTGAGGACGTGACGACCACCGTGGCGCCGCAGGTGGCGGAGTCGCCGTCGGCAGAGCCGTCCACGACGGCGCCGACTGCCACGGGGAGCGCGGAACCCGCCGCCCCCGAACCCGCCGCTGAAGAGGGCCCGGCGAGGGCCGGCACCATCACGGCGTTGGCGCTGGCCGCGGCCGTGGCGCTCGCCGCCGGCGTCGTCACCTACCTCTGGCGCAACTGACTTACAACCGCTCGATCACGTAGTCGAGGCACGCGGTGAGCGCCTCCACGTCGTCGGGGTCAACCGACGCATAGCAGCCGACGCGCAGCTGGTTGCGGTTCAGCGCCCGGTACGGATCCACGTCGCGGATGCCGTTGTCGCGCAGCGCTGCGATGACCGTGGCTGCGTTGACGCTCTCGTCCAGGTCGATCGTTGCGACGACGGGGGAGCGGTGCGCCGGGTCCGTCACGAACGGCGACGCGAAGCTGCGCGCTTCGGCCCAGTCATACAGCGTCTGGCTGGAGCGGCGGCAGCGCGCCGCGACCTCCGCCATCCCGCCGAGGTCCAGCATCCATTGGATCTGGTCCTCGAGCAGCAGCAGCGTGGCCAGCGCGGGGGTGTTGAGCGTCTGGTTCTTCCGCGAGTTGCTGACCGCGGTGCTGAAATCCAGGATTTCGGGGATGTAGCGCCCCCCGGCCTTGATCCGCTCCGCCCGCTCGACGGCAGCGGGTGAGGCGAACGCGAGCCAGAGCCCGCCGTCGGAGGAGAAGTTCTTCTGCGGGGCGAAGTAGTAGACGTCCGTCTCCGAGATGTCGGCGTCGATGCCGCCGGCGGCCGAGGTGGCGTCGATCAGCACGATGGAATCCGGGTCGCCACGGCGCACGACGGGGGCCGCCGCGCCGGTTGAAGTCTCGTTCTGCGCCCAGGCGTGGACATCCGAGTCGCGGCTCTCGGGCAGCGCGACGCCGCCCACGGGGGCCTCGAAGATCGCCGGGTCGTCCAGGTGCGGGGCGCGCGACGCGGCGCGGGCGAACTTGCGGGTGAACTCGCCGAAGACGCCGTGGGCCGAGCGCTGCTCGATCAGCGAGAAGACGGCCATGTCCCAGAACAGGGTGGAGCCGCCGTTGCCGAGCACCACCTCGTAGCCGTCGGGCAGGCGGTACAGCTCGGCCAGGCCCGCCTGAATGGTGGCGACCAGTTCGCGGACCGGGGCCTGACGATGCGAGGTGCCCATGATGTCGGAGCGCAGGCCCAGGTAGTCGAGGGCCTCGGGGCGAACCTTCGCCGGGCCGGAGCCGAACCGGCCGTCGAGCGGGAGCAGATCGTCGGGGATCATCATGGGGGCAATCTTCTCATCTCACCCGACCTGCACATTTCGGGGATCCATGTTCAGGGCCGCGAAACGAGTGGTGTTGGATGGAACCATGGCCGTTACGCAGATCAAGGTTGCCCACGCAGTCACTCCCGAAGGCGTCGTCGACGACGCGGTCCTCACCGTCGACGGTGACCGCATCGTCTCCGTCGAATCCGGTGGCGGGGGAGAGGGCGCCCTCTGGGCAGTCCCGGGATTCGTCGACTCGCACTGCCACGGGGCCGTCGGTGTCGCCTTCGGCAACCCCGACCGAGAGGCCAACCTGCGGGCCGTCGACTACCACCGCAAGCAGGGCTCCACCACGGTGTTCGCCTCGACGGTGACCGAACCCATCGAGAAGCTCGAGGCGCAGTTGGCCGTCCTGAAGGAACTGGTGGAGGCCGGCGAACTGGGCGGCATCCACCTGGAGGGGCCGTTCCTGGCCGAGGCCAAGAAGGGCGCCCACGACCCCGCGCTGCTGCGCGACCCTGATCCGGAATCCGTCGAGCGCCTCATCGCCGCCGGCGGCGACGCCCTGAAGATGATCACGCTCGCCGTCGAACGCGACCACGGCGAGGAAGCCACCCGCCGCTTCGTGGAGGCCGGGGTCCATGTCGCCTTCGGCCACTCGGATGCCGATGACGTGACCACCGCGGAATCCATCGAGTGGGGCGCCGACATCGCCACCCACCTGTTCTCCGCCATGCGCTCCATCCACCACCGCGAGCCCGGCCCCGTGCCGGTGCTGCTCTCCGACGAGCGCGTGATGGTGGAGCTGATCTGCGACGGCATCCACCACGCCCCGGTGATCGCCGCCATGTCCATCGACGCCGCCGGACCCGGCCGCGTCGCGCTGGTGACCGACGCCATGAGCGCCACCGGCATCGGCGACGGCAACTACCTCCTCGGTGAGCTCGAGGTGGCGGTCAAGGACGGCACAGCCCGCCTCGTGACCACCGATGGCAGCCAGGGCGCCATCGCCGGCTCCACCCTGACCATGGCCCGCGCCTTCGAGTTCGTCGTGCAGGAGGTCGGCGTCTCGATCCCCGACGCGGCGCTCATGGCGTCGACCACCCCAGCGAAGTGGCACGGCGTGCCGGACGTCGGCGAACTCGCGCCCGGGAAGTTCGCGGACGTGTGCCTCGTGGACGACGACGGCGTGCTGAGGGGCGTGCTGCGCCGCGGCGAGTGGATCGTCGCCTCCCAGGCCGGTTGAGGGGCCCAAGCCGCGGCGCCAGGCTTCCCGCAACCACGCCGGGGCTAGGATGGCCGGGGAAAGGGGGTGGCGATGAGTGACCTGATCGACACCACGGAGATGTATCTCCGCACGGTGTATGAGCTGCTCGAAGAGGGGATCCCGCCGCTTCGGGCCCGCATCGCTGAGAGACTCCACCAGTCCGGTCCCACCGTCTCGCAGACCGTGGGGCGGATGGAACGAGACGGACTCCTCGTCGTCGACGAGGACCGCACCATCAAGCTGACGCGCACCGGCGCCAAGCTCGCGCGCGACGTCATGCGCAAGCACCGCCTCGCTGAATGCCTGCTCACGGAGGTCATCGGCCTCGAGTGGGAGAAGGTGCACGACGAGGCCTGCCGTTGGGAGCACGTCATCTCCCTGGACGTGGAGAAGCGCCTGGTCGCGATCCTCGATTCCCCCACCCACTCGCCCTACGGCAACCCCATTCCCGGGCTGCACGAACTCGGCATCGACGTGCACCACCAACCGTTCCGCGAAGGCGCGGACCCGCTCACCGACATGGTGACCGAGGAACCGCAGCGGTTCGTGCTGCAACGCATGAGCGAGAACCTCCAGGCCG includes these proteins:
- a CDS encoding N-acetylglucosamine-6-phosphate deacetylase; the protein is MAVTQIKVAHAVTPEGVVDDAVLTVDGDRIVSVESGGGGEGALWAVPGFVDSHCHGAVGVAFGNPDREANLRAVDYHRKQGSTTVFASTVTEPIEKLEAQLAVLKELVEAGELGGIHLEGPFLAEAKKGAHDPALLRDPDPESVERLIAAGGDALKMITLAVERDHGEEATRRFVEAGVHVAFGHSDADDVTTAESIEWGADIATHLFSAMRSIHHREPGPVPVLLSDERVMVELICDGIHHAPVIAAMSIDAAGPGRVALVTDAMSATGIGDGNYLLGELEVAVKDGTARLVTTDGSQGAIAGSTLTMARAFEFVVQEVGVSIPDAALMASTTPAKWHGVPDVGELAPGKFADVCLVDDDGVLRGVLRRGEWIVASQAG
- a CDS encoding alpha-L-fucosidase codes for the protein MLRFEIRTGPEFGDNPPAYPETGHVPDWYRDAKLGFFIHWGLYSVPAWATAHGPGGVPVEDAYTHHQYAEWYGNTVRIAGSPTWLHHQAVYGTGTSYEDLADHWRADQFDADDFVGRLVDAGARYIIPTSKHHEGFCLWGTGTTGFNAVQRGPRRDLIAELHDATRRAGARFGLYYSGALDWHVSDFPPIESDTDLFRFRRHDELFSRYAAAQLDELVERFAPDVLWNDIEWPDGGKGHEEYAVAALLKRYLDQVPDGVVNDRWGVPYHGFITREYMEINHTVEVPWEATRGLGFSFGYNQAEGSEHTLSGADLIRLLVDVVAKNGNLLINVGPRADGTIPELQAASMAALGGWLRSYGDAIYGTRPWVRFGDGDVRYTQKADTIYALLDPSPGELHIPHELAGARLRWLGADGEVTVSAGDWVSVPHVIRDEPVVVAAMEGIPVRAG
- a CDS encoding pyruvate carboxylase yields the protein MFQKVLVANRGEIAVRAFRAAYELGYRTVAVFPYEDRNADHRVKASESYLIGEEGHPVRAYLSIDEIIRAAKESGSDAIYPGYGFMSESPDFAKACEANGITFIGPSSDVLAMAGNKVRAIEAAKKAGVPVLNSCPPSTDVEVLKKAADEIGFPVFVKAVAGGGGRGMRRVDDPSKIADEVAAAMREAEAAFGDPTVYIEQAVAAPRHIEVQILADGEGNIVHLFERDCSIQRRHQKVIEMAPAPFISEELRQALCRDAVKFAESINYFCAGTVEFLVETDGPRAGEHVFIEMNPRIQVEHTVTEEITDVDLVQAQMRIANGETLEQIGIRQDELQIRGAALQCRITTEDPLNSFRPDTGLITAYRSASGAGIRLDGGTTGTGVEISPHFDSLLVKLTARGRDLKMAIARAQRALAEFRVRGVATNIPFLRAVLEDADFLAGPVTTNFIDERPYLLNARTPADRATKLLRHIAEVTVNKPHGDAPTTLDPGDKLPKVDLNGGVPDGSRQRLLALGAAGFAKELRDAVPVRVTDTTYRDAHQSLLATRVRTRDLLRIAPTQARLLPEMFSVECWGGATYDVALRFLGEDPWERLATLREAMPNQNLQMLLRGRNTVGYTPYPTEVTQAFVAEAAATGIDIFRIFDALNDVEQMRPAIEAVHTTNSVAEVALCYTSNLLDPNEKIYTLDYYLRLAEKIVDAGAHILAIKDMAGLLRPEAARRLVTALRERFDQPVHLHTHDTTGGQMATLMAAIDAGVDAVDVANSALSSTTSQPPMSALLMALDQTERQTELDAQAVLNLEPYWEAVRNLYKPFESGLPAPTGRVYSHEIPGGQLSNLRQQAIALGLGEKFEQIENMYEAADKILGRPIKVTPSSKVVGDLALHLVAVGADPKAFEEDPQNFDIPDSVIGFLGGELGEPAGGWPEPFRTKALGGRKVPVRVTEVSEEDLALLENEGRERQETLNRLLFPGPTKAFIQAREDFGDISVLPTVPYLYGMERGKEYAITLEKGVTLLAGLEAISEPDKRGKRTVMTLLNGQIRPVRVRDLSIKSEVAAAEKADTSNKGHVAAPFSGVVTPSVGEGDVVEAGAPVATIEAMKMEASINAPVSGTVRRVVLPGATQLEGGDLVLVIDAS
- a CDS encoding PEP/pyruvate-binding domain-containing protein, which translates into the protein MAENFNLVSTGTAGLDRIVDSLRLGDNVVWQVDSLDDYRRVVEPFVRQALADGRRITYVRYGAHAPVVDDPAVEVVEIEPGGGFEAFATAVHTMAAERGRLAFYVFDCLTDLLSGWHSDLAVANFFQVTCPFLYELDTVAYFPLVRGEHTYATVAAIRSTTQLLLDLYGVDDELYVHPLKVFGRHSPTMFFPHALQGDEARPITSSEASARLFARMSDTFDPPDHWQSLVQTGRNALRSGDEGEVAGAKSLLLRMLVGGEGRMVELAEDYLTLDDLVATASREIGTGAIGGKALGMLVARAILARQPQFRAKMEAHDSFFLGADLWYTYVVANGWWRLWMQQKTPEGYFSAGAELHQKLPTGRFPPSVRDHFMRMLEYFGQSPIIVRSSSLLEDNFGNAFAGKYESVFCAGQGSPEDRYRRFEDAVRAVYASVMSAEALEYRRDRGLSHLDEQMAVLVQRVSGDHHGDLFFPHAGGVGNSSNLYVWEPGIDLEAGMLRVVFGLGTRAVDRTHEDYARIVTLDVPSRRPIVEEGMERRYSQRYVDVVSLSANELVTEPLLDMLSGAAGDPDGRVGADWSLFLTPDRGALRRLQELGRSATQPQMICDLQGLLTTTDFGTLMRGVLASLAEAYDYPVDIEFTLNFRPDGDYRFNLVQCRPLQTRGLGKAVLMPEVADTADCLFSSNGTFMGGNVRLPIGAVVYVRPKRYLSLGHQDRYAVARLVGQATRALKGKGVMAIGPGRWGTTTPSLGVPVSFSEIAAADALIEYTYPDADFHPDLSYGSHFFQDIVEGETFYAAIFDGRPGYVFNHEKLTTQPNEILSIVPNADPAIAEVVHVVSRESLVLYSDVVNQRVFCC
- the serC gene encoding phosphoserine transaminase, which produces MMIPDDLLPLDGRFGSGPAKVRPEALDYLGLRSDIMGTSHRQAPVRELVATIQAGLAELYRLPDGYEVVLGNGGSTLFWDMAVFSLIEQRSAHGVFGEFTRKFARAASRAPHLDDPAIFEAPVGGVALPESRDSDVHAWAQNETSTGAAAPVVRRGDPDSIVLIDATSAAGGIDADISETDVYYFAPQKNFSSDGGLWLAFASPAAVERAERIKAGGRYIPEILDFSTAVSNSRKNQTLNTPALATLLLLEDQIQWMLDLGGMAEVAARCRRSSQTLYDWAEARSFASPFVTDPAHRSPVVATIDLDESVNAATVIAALRDNGIRDVDPYRALNRNQLRVGCYASVDPDDVEALTACLDYVIERL